A single window of Candidatus Methanomethylicota archaeon DNA harbors:
- a CDS encoding glycosyltransferase — MFSVIVLSKNNGRTIGYTLLSLLRAKIPSGYSREIIVVDAKSSDNTPKILSAFGKFIKVVYDEGKGIGIARNIGVSSSRGDIICFVDADCVVSEEHFLRVISAFEGGADIVDVKGSLFDGETIIEKMESLVWLKGRAYSEELTRNRCFAGGAFISFRREVFEKIGGFWEYPPYGGDDLDFSYRGYLAGFKIKVVEVRGTYSRPRRGVRELFKQQMGWGRGYAHIIAKYRHDMRFWKCYRWNRAIYRILNGVIFLYPILAALAAPLRGFIMAARLRELHFVPYWVLRRWAFLLGILTELRRAFAKQRVFV; from the coding sequence GTGTTTAGCGTGATCGTACTCTCAAAGAATAATGGGAGAACTATAGGTTATACGTTACTTAGTTTGTTGAGGGCTAAGATTCCAAGTGGGTATAGTAGGGAAATAATTGTTGTGGATGCGAAGAGTAGTGATAATACGCCTAAGATCTTATCGGCTTTTGGAAAGTTTATTAAAGTGGTTTATGATGAGGGGAAGGGTATAGGAATAGCTAGGAATATCGGCGTATCTTCATCGAGAGGAGACATAATATGTTTTGTGGATGCCGATTGTGTTGTTAGTGAAGAGCATTTCTTGCGCGTTATAAGCGCGTTTGAAGGCGGAGCGGATATAGTCGATGTAAAAGGCTCATTATTTGATGGGGAAACCATTATTGAAAAAATGGAGTCGCTGGTGTGGCTCAAGGGTCGCGCTTACTCAGAAGAGTTAACACGAAATAGGTGTTTTGCCGGAGGAGCCTTTATATCATTTCGTAGAGAAGTGTTTGAAAAGATTGGTGGCTTTTGGGAATATCCACCATATGGAGGAGATGACTTAGACTTCAGCTATAGAGGTTATTTAGCTGGCTTTAAAATAAAGGTCGTTGAAGTCCGAGGGACCTATAGTAGACCTAGGAGGGGGGTGAGGGAGCTTTTTAAGCAACAAATGGGCTGGGGGAGAGGATATGCTCACATAATTGCCAAGTATAGGCATGATATGAGATTCTGGAAATGTTATAGATGGAACCGTGCTATCTATCGCATTCTTAATGGGGTAATATTCTTGTATCCAATATTAGCAGCATTAGCGGCTCCATTGAGAGGATTTATTATGGCTGCACGTCTTCGCGAACTGCACTTCGTACCTTATTGGGTTTTACGTCGATGGGCCTTTCTCCTTG
- a CDS encoding glycosyltransferase family 4 protein: protein MHGEIAYITGFDPLTYRRPLFARKALPNVKVYTLRSIIERLKTPGIMFFKAGSKLAKVESLLFKSSRSGGDYYLTALLHEAVVFAGLRGLNSDSVIALNPYLASRRLWGNECNVIVDWMDVWMWPWDEMNLLDVRTVEEADAVIFWSKPMLELGKYRLKLKRCIYIPYGIELSIFNPQKYGNSAYFKERYGLKKYFILLYSGGVWKVGGWDLQGTDKIINAFAMAAKKLGNVVLVLQIPRADFHTISLLKRIANKVVIIGALPYASFLRQSVFSAADIILAPTSRHPIAYYAERMKYFEYMAAGKAILAEKSPGALSALGDAAFYVNLDDVDGMADAIIELYSNKDLRERLGFMAYERAKLFDWNNLAPMYRNFILEVIK from the coding sequence ATGCATGGTGAAATTGCATACATTACAGGTTTCGATCCTTTAACTTATAGACGACCATTATTCGCCAGAAAAGCACTGCCAAATGTAAAGGTTTACACGCTTCGATCCATAATAGAGCGGTTAAAAACCCCAGGTATAATGTTTTTTAAAGCTGGTTCTAAGTTGGCGAAGGTAGAGAGCTTATTATTTAAAAGTAGTAGGAGTGGGGGTGACTATTACTTAACAGCACTTCTACACGAAGCGGTTGTGTTTGCTGGTTTGAGGGGATTAAATTCGGACTCTGTAATAGCGTTGAATCCTTATCTTGCTTCGAGACGTTTGTGGGGTAACGAGTGTAATGTCATTGTGGACTGGATGGATGTGTGGATGTGGCCTTGGGATGAAATGAATTTATTGGATGTGAGAACGGTAGAAGAAGCAGATGCTGTCATCTTTTGGAGCAAACCAATGCTTGAGCTCGGTAAATATAGGTTGAAGTTAAAGCGTTGCATATACATCCCCTATGGCATTGAACTATCAATTTTTAATCCTCAAAAATATGGGAACTCAGCATACTTCAAGGAGAGGTATGGGTTAAAGAAGTACTTCATCCTTCTCTATAGCGGAGGAGTGTGGAAAGTAGGAGGATGGGACTTGCAAGGAACGGATAAGATCATCAACGCATTTGCGATGGCTGCAAAGAAACTTGGGAATGTAGTGCTTGTGCTTCAAATTCCGAGGGCAGATTTCCACACTATATCCTTGCTTAAGCGCATTGCTAATAAGGTTGTTATTATAGGCGCCCTACCGTATGCTAGCTTCTTACGTCAAAGTGTGTTCTCGGCAGCAGACATAATTTTAGCTCCAACAAGTCGGCATCCAATAGCTTATTATGCTGAGCGCATGAAGTATTTTGAATACATGGCTGCTGGTAAGGCTATTTTGGCTGAGAAGTCTCCTGGTGCTTTAAGTGCTTTGGGGGATGCCGCATTTTATGTTAATTTAGATGATGTGGATGGGATGGCCGATGCCATCATCGAATTATACTCCAATAAAGATCTTAGGGAGAGGCTAGGCTTTATGGCATATGAAAGAGCTAAGCTTTTTGATTGGAACAATTTAGCGCCGATGTATAGGAACTTCATTTTAGAAGTTATTAAGTGA